The Larimichthys crocea isolate SSNF chromosome X, L_crocea_2.0, whole genome shotgun sequence genome segment GGAGCCTCTCCGTGGAGAACCGCAAACTTGCTGCCGTTGGGTTCCCATGCAAATGCAATGATGCCCTctggaaagacagagacaaacaattgatcagctgttttttttttcctcctatgGGAAACAATCGtcctttctttgtgtgtttattacttTCTTACCCTTCATCTCCACCACATCGACAGGAACCTGCTTCTCTCTCATGCGGAAGATTTCAAAGTTGGTGACCACGCCCTGAAAAAGatcgaaaaataaatttagcatttttttttttattaaaccagTGTAGTTTCAGgtgtttctccctctttctctccgcTCGTGTACCTGTGTTCCTTTAGGAGTCCTGTCCACCTTCACACACAGGTAATCTCCATTCCTCTGCCAGTGCAGTTTGCAGTCGACAACGTTGAAGAGGTTGCGGACACGGATCTCCTGACGGGAAGGCATCTGCATCAGAGTCACTCTGGCTGGGATGTCTTTGTCCTCAGGTACCCAGAATGCTATGATGTTGTCACCGGGAGACCATGAGAAGTCCctgtagacacacaaacacttgtcaGTGTCTATACGTAGAAAGCGTCACGTGTTAACGTATAATTTCAATAAACTAATCATAAAAGCATTTATCAACGGCTCTTACTTGATCCCGGTAATCTTAAGACTCTTCTTGTCGAGCAAGCCCATAGACTGAAAGAATCAGAAACATGGCTTTAATGTcacttccacattttttttagaaatacatcTACGTTTTGTCTTAAAATCTTCTTACTGGAGTCTCATAGATGCTCAGCGTGTCTGTGGTCATCCTGGCAAAGAACTTCCCATCATGGCTCCACCTGAGGACAAATACGTTACGttataataaacataatctcagcaggagcagcaaatgtcaaaacaatataaaaggtaaaatgagGTTTTGACAGTAAGTACTCACTTGAATATGGGCCAGTGTGCAGAGCTCTCGCAGTGGAagcctctcttcttctgtccgGTCAGGATGTCCCAGATGATGATGGCCTGTGGGTCCTCCTTGGTGTCCATCAGTGGACTGAAGGTCACCACATACCTGGAAGACATCACAACCACAGCTTAGAGACTGCACAATTCATCTAACATTAATTAACAACAATTAAAGCTCATTGGCTTCATAGTTTTGAACCAGGGTCCTTCAGTATTTGGATGAAAAAGCTTGTGAGGGTGTGTCAGGTACATCTTTAATCAATACTCAACATTAAAAAGGACTTTGATCAGGACGTCTCtagttttttttgtcctttttgggCCAGAGAAAGCTAGCACAATTTGGGGATCTGGTTACACTTTAAAACCTaatctgtatgtgtctgtcaaACAATGACTAATACTGCTAAAGTGATGATTAGTACTGTTAAACATAAGTGTTGGTTACCTCTCACATGGTGAGAAGTCGATGAGGGACACCCCCTGATGGCTGAACCTCTGAATCTGCTTGAACTTCTCGCCGCCCCACAACGCAATGCCACGCTGATGGAAGGTGGCCAGGTACGTGCCTTTAGGAGACCAGCGCACGTACGTCTCTGTCCAGCGCTGCATCAAGACACAAAGACGTTACTGATCTGCATTTCTGttgaattatatttaatatatacaaCTCTGCATTTTAAAGTGTGAGCAGCTACTTACggctctctcttcagctgtgatCGGGTCCTTAGCATCGTTGTTGAAAATGGCGGTCCTCTCTCCAGCTTCGTAGATCACACTGTACTGGTCACGACAGTCTGAGTCCTCAATCCAGTGGCGCATATTTCcctgaacagacagacatacagagtTAGTAGATCTTATGGCATTTTGGCATATTAATTGCCTGTGTAATAAACTACTTATGATTAAGAGTAAAAACTCACAAAATCTTTGAATGGCTGCTTCTCTGGAGTTTCCCACTCATCACTGATGTTCATGTACCTGAGAAAACAAGCGAACATAATCAAAAGTACTGCTCTCAGATATCTGCTGTCACAGTTCCCGTATTTCTAATCGGACGCAGCACACTTACTTGTCAAAGTCAGTGAAGAGGTTGACTCTGAACGTATGTTGTTTGTCGAGTTTGTATCCATCTGCATTCTTTACTGCCTCGAGAGCCTGAGTAGGAGCAGCATACTCCAAGAAGATGTACCTGTGTGAAAATATGGATCCGATTCATTAACATTAAACTCGAAACATTAAAGCAGTAAACTGCCAGAACAGAGCAGAAAGCAAAACACATACCCTTTGGTCAAGCCTTCGGCCTCTGGATAGAACTCAGTGGTGATCTTGCCAAACTTGGAGAAAATCTTGTGTATGACGTTTTTGAGTTTCTCCAGTCGCTCTGGGCCGACCTGGGGGACgttgtccaccaccaccaccgagTCT includes the following:
- the eif3ba gene encoding eukaryotic translation initiation factor 3, subunit Ba, whose translation is MQETVDMVDDPEYEEEEPSFSDPEDYEDDVDDDELLGDILREKPQEADGIDSVVVVDNVPQVGPERLEKLKNVIHKIFSKFGKITTEFYPEAEGLTKGYIFLEYAAPTQALEAVKNADGYKLDKQHTFRVNLFTDFDKYMNISDEWETPEKQPFKDFGNMRHWIEDSDCRDQYSVIYEAGERTAIFNNDAKDPITAEERARWTETYVRWSPKGTYLATFHQRGIALWGGEKFKQIQRFSHQGVSLIDFSPCERYVVTFSPLMDTKEDPQAIIIWDILTGQKKRGFHCESSAHWPIFKWSHDGKFFARMTTDTLSIYETPSMGLLDKKSLKITGIKDFSWSPGDNIIAFWVPEDKDIPARVTLMQMPSRQEIRVRNLFNVVDCKLHWQRNGDYLCVKVDRTPKGTQGVVTNFEIFRMREKQVPVDVVEMKEGIIAFAWEPNGSKFAVLHGEAPRISVSFYHVKNNGKIELIKMFDKQQANSIFWSPQGQFLVLAGLRSMNGALAFVDTSDCTMMNIAEHYMASDVEWDPTGRYVVTSVSWWSHKVDNAYWLWTFQGRLLQKNNKDRFCQLLWRPRPPTLLSADQIKLIKKDLKKYSKIFEQKDRLSQSKASKELVDKRRSMMEDYRRYREAAQQTYLEQKDLRLELRGGVDTDERDSNVEDWEEETIEFFINEEIIPLGDL